In the Aythya fuligula isolate bAytFul2 chromosome 29, bAytFul2.pri, whole genome shotgun sequence genome, tggcaggagctgccgcCTgcgggggacccgtgctggagctgagagctcctgagggatggacctcGTGGCACACAGCCAAAGCTGGAGCAGTTCCTAgctccctactctgagtctgttttgcccgtcacgATAACTGTTGActgatctccccatccttacCTCAGCTCTCGAGCCCTTTGCACcgtattttttccccctttctctttgaggaagagaaagagcgaccgtggtggaactcggctgcccaccccaGTAAAACCACCGcacctcccatcccctccccccAAACGGAGGACGGAcgctgcctccagctgcctgaCGAGGTGCTTTTAATTGTGACTTCGCATCCAGAGCAGCGCAGGCCACGTGAGAGCTGCCACCAGGAGGGGTGGATGGGACGAGTCTCACCCAGCCGATTCGCCTCGCTGCTTACACCGAGAGGAGGCCACCGCACACGCCGAGGCCAACGGCGAGGAGCACACGTGCTCAGCGCCCTTCGGAGAGGTGCTTCCCCCACGCCCACACAAAACCCTGCTCTGTTCTCTCACCGGCACGGAGAGACACCAGCCGGGCTTCCAGACAGAGTCGTTTGTTAGGCGGGGAGCCCCGCACTTCCTCCTTCCCGCTCAGCTGCGCTGCTCGCATGGGACcggaataaattaatttcccaTTCCCTCCGCCCTGTGCCAGCAGCGGCAGCTCCAGCACGCAGCCCGACCGCGCAGCGCAGGGCCACAGAACGAGGCCCCGCGCCCCGTAAGGACTTGTCCCAACTACGCCTGCTGCCACCCGCATGTTTTGGGGCACTTCCTAAACAGCCGCAGCCATCGTGCACCTGTATTTAACACCTCCACCAGCTGTCACTTCCAGGGGACACCACGACGACACCACAGATCAGCGCTCTCTTCCCCGGGGCTGAGAAGCCCTGGACGCGCCgtccctctccccagcccagcgGCGGGTGCAGAAGCAGAGGTCCTCGCATCCTGTACCCACGGGCTGAACCACAAGTCTTGCTGCTCGAGGCCGTTCGAGAAGTTTCCAGACCTGCCCACGTGCTTTTCCTCGTCCGTTCTGCGGGCTGCGACCCACCGGAGCTCAGCCTTCTATCCCGGAAAGCATCCGGACGGCTCCTACAGCACTCGGCTGCCCAACGAGATTTTCACCCTCAGACAGGATTACGAGAAAAGCCATTTAGCTCTACAGGTGGCAGCAAGAATTTTGGTTTACATAACTAGTTTTGCTTTCGTTTTCGTACCCCAGCAAATgcgatgctttttttttttttctttttttctaaaaaaagcAACGGTTTCAGGATGATGTATTCTGCAAACACTACGCGAAGAGCTCCAGCTTCGTTACTTTCCTCTCGCTTTCAGTCACATTAATGGGGAGCAGCCCCGGACTCAGAGTTTCGGAAGGGCTGCGGAGAGGTAAAAGCCTCACCAGCGGCAAGGCGGCAAAAAGCTCACGTGTGCTGCTCCCCGGGGCGGCAAACGCTTCCCTCGGTGCTTTGGGCAGTGAGACCAGCTCAGGAGCGCGCCGCCGTTCTCGTGGCTTAAATCACCGCGAAGTTCTCGGGAAATTCAGGCGTAGTTTTAGGGAAATTCAGCGGGGAAAGCTGCCGGgagccgggcgggcggcgcgccTCCTCCTCGCTGCTTTCGTTTCGCTCCGAGCCACGGCCACGCCGCGCTGCTCGGCTCCTCCACCGCTCCCCGACGGCCCCCGGTGCTGCCCTGGGCCACCGGAGCGGCGGCTCCCGCCCGGGGCCGGTGCCCCGCTACCCCCGGGGGCCTCTCCCTCGGTGCCCGCTTTAACATCGCAACGGGGAAACCGCGCGGGCGGCtcccctccgccgcccccccgccgcTCACCGCGAGCCCCGCGCGttcccccggccccgctcggccCCGCTcggcccccccggtgccggccCCGGCTCCACCctgccccgcggccccccccgggcgGCTCCGCCCCGGCCCCATTCATTGCCCGCCGCCGGTGCCGCTGCCCCGAGGAGCGCTGCGGGCAGCTCCCGCCCGCCCCACGGCGCCtccggcggggcccggcccggggccacgcggcggggcccggccaAGGTCACTGCGCggcgcctcccccccccccccttcccctcccgtcccctcccttcccctcccgcCGCCACCGGCGAGGCCGCGGCCTCCTCCCGGCGCCCTCCCGCGGGCCTCACATGGCGaatggcggcggcggctggcGCTCCTCGGAGGGAcggggggagcccggcgggCGGACAACCGgggctgctccggtgctggcggcggcggcggaggggcgggggcggggccggggtcGTGGCCGGGGCCGGTCGGGGCTCGGGGGCTCCGCTGCGGGTCGGGGCTCGGCGCGGCCTCGCTCCCACAATGCCCCGCGCgctccggcggcggcggcgcccagCGCTGGTGACGCAGCAAAAACCCCGCCGCGCCGCCTCCCGCCGCTGCGCATGCGCGcggcccgcccgccgccggcccccccccgcgccccgcccctCGCCGCGCGCGCGGGCTCccgctccctcctcccttctAGCAGCTTCTCGGCGCGCAGGCGCCTTGCGCgccgttcccccccccctccgagagggggcggggccggcggtTGCCAAGGCGACGGAGGGGCGGGGGGCGGTTGCCGTGGAGACGGGGAGGTCGGCGGTTGCCATGGCGACGGGGGCGGCCTGGGCCTAGGCCTTAGGCCTGGCTCTAGGCCCTGCTCTAGGCCCGGCGgggccccgctgcctccccccgcAGCCGCCGGCTCTGCCCCCGCCGTTCATTCGCTGctcccctgcccggccccgtgCCTCCGGCTGAGGCccagggggcagcggggccgtggGAGGCCCCCAGGCAGCGCCCTGTGGAGCCACGGCCCCGCGCCtcctgccccgctcccctctCACGGGCCGTGGGTCCCCACCGAGAGGCCAAGACCGGACCCCCGGGGCCTCCCCCCGAGGCTCTGGACCAGGCGTGAGAAAGGAAACGGGGCGCGGGCAGGTGCTCTTCCGCCCCGGCAGGACACGCCGGGGGTATCGGGGCCGGGATCTCCCCGAGAGGAAGGCTCCACCCTGGGGCCTCAGCTAGCCGGGAAGGGCCGGCAGCAAGGCCAAAAGCGAGGGGGGAAAGGGTTTCACCAACAATAAGCCACAACTTTTATTAATGGATAGAAATAgtacaaattttaaatttagttgcattttacttttctctgaAACACCAAAAAAGGCTCCTCCCTGCTGATGGCTACATCGTCAACTCCTGCGGAGAGAAAGAGGAGTCAGGAGCCAggtcccagccccccccccacgccccctgccctgccccgcaCAACCCCAAGCTCTCGCTCTGCTCGTCCCCGCAGGAACGCCGTGCCGTGGCGGTACACATGCGTCTCTCACCCAGGGAATCCCACTTCCAAccccgctccctccccagccccccagaTTTCCGGGCTGCCGACACTCACCATTATAGCATTTACAATATCGTTACTGTTGTTCTTCAGGGCACGGACTGCCTTCGCTCGGGACACGTTCGCCTGAGACATGACCAGCTCAATGTCTTTCACCTCCACACCGGTTTCGTCAACCTGAGGAGACAGAGCCCGGGGCTGACTGAGCTGAACGCAGTTTGCTCCGTGCCCAGCAGAGGAAAATGGGATCGCGTGGATCGAGGTCACTCCTGCTCAGGCCCCAGGAAGCTTTGGGGcaagccccagccctgcagacactcCTCTGGCAGGGACTGGGACCAGACCCTCCGGGGTAAGCCCCCACACCTCCTTTTGCCCCCGAggcaagggaaaggaaaggaaacctCGTGTCTTAACACCACctctgggggcagctggggaggaggctCAGGCGGGACTGGCAGGTAACGCCACGAGCCTGCAAATCCAGCCCCTGCCTCCGGAGCTCCCCGGGGCACCTCTGGGCTGGCGCCCGGCCCCACAATGCTACACAGGGAGGGCTCACCTCTTCTTCCTCGCTCTCCTCCTGCACAGTGGGGGTCTGTGTGTTCTCCTGGATGTTTGAGACAGCTTCTCCCTGCACTTTGAACTTCTCGGCGGCTGCCAGCTGGGCCTGCTGGGACAGGTCTTCGatctgcaggagggaaggagcgTGAGCGAGGCCAGCCCTGCGCGGCGGGGGGGAGCCAGCCCTCGCAGCTCAGCAGCCGGCCACGCGGCCAGCTCACCTTCGCTTCGCCGAAGACTATGTAGGTGTCTGAGGCTGGGCTCTTGTACACGTCTGGCTTTGTGATGACGAAGAGGATGTTCTTGGATTTCCGGATGGTGACCCTGGTGACTCCTGTGACCTGGCGAAGGCCCAGCTTAGACATTGCCTGGAAAACAAGCGAGGAAGGGAATGAGGCGAGGAGCTCCTgaggcagctcagccccgctcATCTGCTGCCCAGGGGCCCCGTCCAGCAACCGCAGCCCTCACGCACAGGGCAGCGTGCGTTTTGGAGCTGCCCACGGGTGTTATTTTCGACTGACACAGCGCTGGGAGCCTGGGGGGGGGAGCACTCGCCCCCAACGTCCAGCACAGGTCCACACCACGACCCGGAGCCACTCCAGCTGCAAGGACTGTGGCTGTGACCAGGGGCATTCCCCAGCCTCGGGGCATAACGAGGGCGGAAAATCATGCAAAAATCTCCTGCTGTGgtgccagggcaggaggagaggggctgctgtccccagcaggtTTGTGAGGTGAGCACCCGAACACCCAGGGACCTGAGCCAAGCCCAACCCTGAGCCGAGCCCAGGCTGTTTGCTGCAGACAGCTCTGGCCCGTCCGCCTCCCACCTCACCTTCCGTGCTTTCTTTTCACTCCggctctgttttgctttgctgacGGGTTCTTCATCTATTTCAGCCGCTGCTGCAAGCTGCGAGGAGAGCAAACGAGAGGGAGCGGTGACAACcctgtggtggtgctgggggctctgccccGGCCAGGCACgtgtccctcctcctccctacCTGCGCCTGCTGTGTCGTGGCCTGTGTGGAGTCTTGCTCTTCGAGCTCTGGGACGGATTCATCGCTGTCAGACTCTGTTCCGGACCCTACCGAAAGAAATGTGTCAGCTTCCCCGCTCAGAACCCTGCacggggcagcaggagggcctGGGGACACACGGAGCCGCGCTGCCTCGGCGTGAGCAGCGCCGCTGGTGCCGtgaggtgctggcacagccaCAAGTTCCACCCCAGCTGCGTTTCATCCAGCGGGGTTGAGCAATACCTGGCGGGAGGAGCTCTCCCTGCAAACGCAGCAGGACAGCACCGGGCACGAGCTGCCTCCTCCCGACACTCACTGCATGGAAACTCCCCGAGAGCGGCCAAAAAACCCGCACCAGGGCCGTGCCCCGTGGGGCTCCCCGGTGCCTGGGGGCTCACTGCAACACTGAGGCCCCGGGTTCAAGGACGAGCACCCGGCAGCAGCACCCCTTGGGGCTCCTGGCACTGCGGGAGCTGACGACGCGGCGAGCAAACGAGCCCCAGCTCACCACGTGCTCGGGGCTGAGTGCCCGGGAAGCCCCGGGGGCCATCAGCTCCCGCAGCGCGCGATCCCCTCGCACACCACGGCGTGGATTTTTTTGATCTGCAACGTGGCAGCGCCCAGAGCAGAACCGGGCACCTCCAGCCCGCGGGGCAGGCTGAGCACCATGCTCTCATGCAGCTGTTACCTCAATTCCGTCCCGTTTCCTTCTCGGGGAGGGGTCTCTGCATCCCGGGCCGCACCGAGCCCGCAGCAAAGGCCTGCGCAGGCTGCGGGGGGGGCACCTGGGGGCCGCCAGCGGTCCGGGGCCCCCCTCAGCACACAGCAGACACAAGCACGCGGCTCCCCGCGGGGTTTGAGCGTGAAGCCAGCTCAGGCAGCAGCCGCCACGCCCGCACGCAGGCCACACCGTGCTCCGTGCCCCACAACACGCCGTTAGTGCCGCCGCACGGGGCCGGCAGCGCCCCGTGGGCAGCCTTGGGCTCGGTCCTGCCTCCGCCGCACCACGGGGGTCCCGTGGGGGGGGGTTGAGGGGAAGGGGTTAGTATCTGGTGGGCAGCCAGTGACACTCCATGCACACACAACCGGGGCCGGCTGATACCCTTGTCGTTCCTCAGCACGGGCGGCTTGGCTGCGGGAGCCGGGGGGGCCGCAGCGGGGGCCGCAGGGGCTCGGGGGGAGAGGTCCACCAGGACGGGCTGCAGCGGCGGCTCGGCAGCGGGCGCCtcgggggggagcagggggggcaggtcgtcgtcgtcgtcgtccTCCACGGTGGCTTTCGCGGGAGTTTtggccgggggggggcgcggggccggctTGCTGGCCTTAGCCGGGGGGGGCTGCTTCTTGCCGGGGGCAGCAGTCGGCAcaggggaggcggggggggccAGGTTGCCCCCCGGTGCGGCAGCGGGGGGGTTGGCTTCTGGTTTTGGGGGCGCGGGGACGGCGCGATCGGCTGGAGGCTTTGGGggggcagcagaagcaggaggcTGAGTGCCGGGAGCTGCTTTGGCTGccgggggggcagggggggccgTGGGGCTCTTGGGAGGCGCtttggctgcaggaactggggcagcaggggcagagggcGCAGCGGGGGCAGCGGCCGGGCTCTTGGGGGGCTTCTTGCCCGCAGGGGGGGCGGCcggagctggggcagctgcaggagctggggcactgggggcagctggggcagcagccgGGCTCTTGGGGGGCTTTTTGGCTGCAGGGGGGGCAGccggagctggggcagggggggcaggagcagcgccCTTGGGGGGAGTTTTGGCTGCCgggggggcaggggcagggagcgggcTCTTGGGAGCTGCTTCGGCCGCAGGGGGGGCAGCTGCAGccggggatgctgcaggagctggggcagggggggcggcagcggggcccTTTGGGGGCTTTTTGGCTGCAGGGGGGGCggctggagcagcccctggTGGTGTGACAGGagggggggtggcagggggggCATCGGCTGGGCCCTCGGGAGCCGCTTTGGCTGCAGGGGGGGCGGCCGGAGCTGGTGGGGCCGCAGTAGGGGGGCTTGAGGGAGGAGAtttgggggcagcaggggctgggggggcagcaggaggtggtgtGGCAGGAGGGGGGCTCGAGGGAGAtttgggggcagcaggggctgggggggcagggagcgggctcgcaggagccgggggggctgcaggggctgggggggcatTGAGAGGGCTCAGAGGAGCAGGGGGGGCCACAGGAGGTGGTGCGGCAGTAGGGGGGCTCAAGAGAGGAGAtttgggggcagcaggggctgggggggcagggAGTGGGCtcgcaggagctgggggggcagcaggggccgggggggcaccgagagggctgggaggagcaggggggggCGCAGGAGGGGTGGCTGGCGCTGCTGACACGGGCACGGCCGGTGGGAAGCCGGCAGGAGCAGCGGGCGCAGCAACCCCCGGAGCCGCcggcggtgctggggggggcacggcggcggctggggggggttggggcTGGGCGACGGCACCGGGGTCGGGGCTCCCGGGAGgtgccggggctgcgggggctgccagggcagggcccCCAGGCTGGGTGCCAGTCCCCGGAGCTGCCGGGGGCAGCAGAGGgacgggggctgcgggcagcgggCCCTGGGGGGCCGCAGAGGGGCTCCCGGGGGCCCCCCCTGGTGGTAGCAGCGGGGCCAGCGCCATGGGGGCTGCCAGGAAGacgggggggcacgggggggcggccagggggggctggggggcggcaGGAGGCAGCGGCACCGCTGGGGCCGGGAAGGGGCAGACGGGGGGAGCGCCCGGGCTCTGGGTACAGAGCGGGGGGGCCCCCACGGGACAGGGGGGGGTGGGAGCAAGagcagccggggctgccccagggctgaggggaggggcgggggcAGGAGAGGGGCGAGGGGCTGAGGCCATGGAGGCTCctacggggctggggggggcagcgggggggccgagagctgctggaggacgGACGGGACTCGGTGGGGACGGCCCCACAgcggggggggacaccgggggggggaGTCCCGGGGCCACGGGGCCGAGCGGGACAGCGGCGGCAGGGCCTGGGGAACCCGGGGCCGGAGGGGGGGAATTAAGGGGAAGGGGCAAGGCTGgggcggggagctgggggggcacGGAGGAGACGGGAAACGCCGCGGCGGGGACCacggggggggacagggggaccGGGGCCAGCTCCCcgggggcagcctgggcagcgGGGCCAGGGGCCGAGGGCAGAGGAGCGAGGAGAAGAGCTGAGGGAGAGAAACAGAGCGCTGCCGTCAgagcggggcggccccgcgggcCCGGGGGGACCCCGCGgggcagggacggggacagggcccCCCCGCCAGCCCCAAGCCTCACTGGGGGGGGCGGCCaaaacccagccccagccttcGGGGAGCTGCGGGGTCAGGGGCAGCCCGGGAATGTCGGAGTGCACGGGGCTCCTTCGGGGGGTTGGGGGACGCCCCGGCACCGTGCGGGGCTCAcacggggcggcc is a window encoding:
- the NACA gene encoding nascent polypeptide-associated complex subunit alpha; translated protein: MPGEATETVPATEQELPQPQAETGSGTESDSDESVPELEEQDSTQATTQQAQLAAAAEIDEEPVSKAKQSRSEKKARKAMSKLGLRQVTGVTRVTIRKSKNILFVITKPDVYKSPASDTYIVFGEAKIEDLSQQAQLAAAEKFKVQGEAVSNIQENTQTPTVQEESEEEEVDETGVEVKDIELVMSQANVSRAKAVRALKNNSNDIVNAIMELTM